Proteins encoded by one window of Emticicia oligotrophica DSM 17448:
- the pth gene encoding aminoacyl-tRNA hydrolase, producing the protein MKYLIAGLGNIGPEYAFTRHNVGFMALDRLAAQQGFSFKMERLAYTAEFKYKGKQIYCIKPTTYMNLSGNAINYWLQALKIPVENLLVICDDLALPFGKLRLKTKGSHGGQNGLRNIEEKLGTNAYNRLRFGIGNNFPAGRQVDYVLKAFNDDEMAQLVDRLDRVGEIILNFCTIGVERTMNFYNE; encoded by the coding sequence ATGAAATATTTGATAGCTGGGCTTGGCAATATTGGCCCCGAGTATGCATTTACCAGACATAACGTTGGCTTTATGGCACTTGATAGATTGGCGGCACAACAAGGCTTTTCATTTAAAATGGAAAGACTGGCTTATACTGCCGAATTCAAATACAAAGGGAAACAAATCTATTGTATTAAACCAACTACCTACATGAATTTAAGCGGAAATGCTATCAACTATTGGTTGCAGGCATTAAAAATTCCGGTAGAAAATCTTTTAGTGATATGTGATGACCTCGCTTTACCTTTTGGTAAGCTTCGATTAAAGACTAAAGGCTCGCACGGTGGACAGAATGGTTTACGAAATATTGAAGAGAAATTAGGTACGAATGCCTATAACCGATTGCGGTTCGGAATCGGCAATAATTTCCCTGCTGGCAGACAGGTAGATTATGTCTTAAAAGCTTTTAATGACGATGAAATGGCTCAACTTGTCGATAGATTAGACCGTGTTGGCGAAATAATTTTGAATTTTTGCACAATTGGAGTAGAGAGAACAATGAATTTTTACAACGAATGA
- a CDS encoding MFS transporter, with the protein MTQKEKLLLFILACINFTHIIDFMIMMPLGPQLIKIFDISPRQFGFIVSAYGLSAGISGFLSAFFVDNYDRKKVVLFAYTGFVAGTVACAFAPTFEILILTRTIAGTFGGLIGSQVLSIVADTFEYERRATAMGFITTAFSLASVVGIPSGLYLASHFGWHSPFLVLGVLGIVVIFLISRFVPVLDKHLRNKQHKQNPFEAITNIAKNPNQLRALSLSTIIMLGHFSIIPYISPTLVSNVGYSQDNIFLIYFVGGLLTIFSAPMVGKLADRKGKYPVFVTFAILSMLPIFLITNMFSGELWIVLIIAGIFFVFSNGRLIPTQAIISNVVTPQQRGSFMAINSSVQLLAQAIATNIGGFIIHKTPSGFIENYPYVGYFSMLMIFFSIFIAKTVKSITQ; encoded by the coding sequence ATGACTCAAAAGGAAAAACTATTACTCTTCATATTAGCTTGTATTAATTTTACACATATCATAGATTTTATGATTATGATGCCTTTAGGGCCACAATTAATCAAGATTTTTGATATTTCACCACGTCAATTTGGCTTTATAGTCTCGGCTTATGGTCTTAGTGCGGGTATTTCTGGGTTTCTTTCAGCCTTTTTCGTAGATAATTACGACCGTAAAAAAGTAGTATTATTTGCCTATACGGGTTTTGTAGCGGGCACTGTTGCATGTGCCTTTGCTCCTACCTTCGAGATTCTAATACTCACCCGAACCATTGCAGGAACTTTTGGGGGTTTAATTGGCTCACAAGTTTTGTCAATCGTAGCCGATACTTTCGAGTACGAACGTCGTGCTACTGCCATGGGCTTTATTACAACGGCCTTTTCTTTAGCATCGGTTGTTGGTATTCCATCAGGTTTATATTTAGCCAGTCATTTTGGTTGGCATTCTCCTTTTTTAGTATTAGGGGTACTAGGTATTGTGGTTATTTTCTTAATCAGTAGATTTGTTCCTGTCTTAGATAAACATTTACGCAATAAACAACACAAACAAAATCCGTTCGAGGCCATTACAAATATTGCGAAAAACCCTAATCAGTTGCGTGCGTTGAGCTTATCTACCATCATTATGTTGGGGCATTTTAGTATCATTCCATATATTTCTCCAACTTTAGTTTCGAATGTTGGATATAGTCAGGATAATATCTTTTTGATTTATTTTGTAGGTGGTTTATTGACTATTTTCTCAGCCCCAATGGTTGGCAAATTGGCTGATAGAAAAGGAAAATATCCAGTTTTTGTAACTTTTGCCATACTTTCAATGCTACCAATTTTCTTGATTACTAATATGTTTTCGGGCGAACTTTGGATTGTATTGATTATTGCTGGAATTTTCTTCGTGTTTTCAAATGGCCGTCTGATTCCAACCCAAGCGATTATCTCAAACGTGGTTACGCCTCAGCAAAGAGGCAGTTTTATGGCCATTAACTCTTCTGTACAGCTTTTAGCTCAAGCCATTGCAACGAATATAGGTGGTTTTATTATTCACAAAACACCTTCTGGTTTTATCGAAAATTACCCTTATGTAGGATATTTTTCTATGTTAATGATATTTTTCAGTATTTTTATCGCCAAAACAGTTAAATCAATCACGCAATGA
- a CDS encoding aminotransferase class I/II-fold pyridoxal phosphate-dependent enzyme gives MPNEFIINQLPSNKILIEEKEYHFYSGTSYLGLNQDADFKHLLIEGINRYGMSFGSSRNGNLQLDIYAAAEEKMARWVGAEKALTVSSGMLAGQVVAQFLKTQDSTFFYAPSSHAANFHEPNVVLPNISFENWAENIAQEISENGATHSVIVCNSCDALKLTPYHFDWTVQLPQNQKTTLIIDDSHGLGITGDNGAGVFQNIFVNANVRLVVVSSLHKAMGIAGGVIFSDSDFIEQLRHTAFFSSCSPITPAYLYAYMHADDAYSKNQQKLKENIARFTHKLIENQGIKIFNYLEGYPVFYSLRDELYDFLFQHQILIYSFAYPIKTGKPNTRIVISAWHEAEQLDFLAEKIGEFTKVNS, from the coding sequence ATGCCAAACGAATTTATAATCAATCAATTACCTTCTAATAAAATACTCATTGAAGAGAAAGAATATCATTTTTATAGCGGTACTTCCTATTTAGGTTTAAATCAAGATGCTGATTTCAAGCATTTGCTTATTGAAGGTATTAATCGCTATGGAATGTCGTTTGGAAGTTCACGGAATGGAAATTTACAACTAGATATTTATGCGGCTGCCGAAGAAAAGATGGCTCGTTGGGTTGGAGCCGAAAAAGCTCTGACGGTATCTTCTGGAATGTTGGCTGGACAAGTGGTTGCACAATTTCTAAAAACTCAAGATTCCACATTTTTTTATGCTCCAAGTAGTCATGCAGCCAATTTTCATGAGCCTAATGTGGTTTTACCTAATATAAGTTTTGAAAATTGGGCAGAAAATATCGCTCAAGAAATTTCTGAAAATGGGGCTACACATTCGGTTATTGTTTGTAATTCATGCGATGCTCTTAAGCTCACGCCTTATCATTTCGATTGGACTGTACAATTACCGCAAAATCAAAAAACTACGCTTATTATTGACGATTCACATGGATTAGGTATTACAGGCGATAATGGGGCAGGTGTTTTCCAGAATATTTTTGTCAATGCCAATGTTCGTTTAGTGGTGGTAAGTTCGCTGCACAAGGCAATGGGGATTGCTGGTGGCGTAATTTTTAGTGATTCTGATTTTATCGAACAGCTTCGCCATACTGCATTTTTTTCTTCTTGTTCGCCCATTACGCCAGCATATCTTTACGCCTATATGCATGCCGATGATGCATACTCCAAAAACCAACAAAAACTCAAAGAAAATATCGCAAGGTTTACACACAAACTTATAGAGAATCAAGGTATCAAAATATTTAATTACTTAGAGGGTTATCCAGTATTTTATTCATTGCGAGATGAACTGTATGATTTCTTATTTCAACACCAAATATTAATTTACAGTTTTGCCTATCCAATCAAAACAGGAAAACCAAATACAAGAATTGTCATTAGTGCTTGGCATGAAGCTGAGCAACTAGATTTTTTAGCAGAAAAAATCGGAGAATTTACCAAGGTTAATTCCTGA
- the pyrR gene encoding bifunctional pyr operon transcriptional regulator/uracil phosphoribosyltransferase PyrR, whose product MKRLILSNPLLDITINRLCQQLIENHADFSNSVILGLQPRGIHLAERITKKLSEETGIAIKLGYLDATFFRDDFRRRDSPLKPNATKVPFVIEGKKVILIDDVLATGRMVRAAIDAMQAFGRPEKVELLCLINRRYERDLPIQPDYTGMRVNTLDTQRVLVEWTEQGHEEDQIWLIG is encoded by the coding sequence ATGAAACGACTCATTCTTAGTAATCCTTTACTTGATATTACAATCAATCGATTATGTCAGCAATTGATTGAGAACCATGCTGATTTTTCGAATTCAGTGATTTTGGGCTTACAACCAAGAGGAATTCATTTGGCCGAACGCATTACTAAGAAGTTAAGCGAAGAGACAGGCATTGCTATTAAATTAGGATATCTTGATGCTACTTTCTTTCGTGATGATTTCAGAAGGAGAGACTCACCTCTTAAACCAAACGCTACGAAAGTACCTTTTGTCATTGAAGGAAAGAAAGTTATATTAATTGATGATGTATTGGCCACTGGACGCATGGTTCGTGCTGCTATTGATGCCATGCAAGCATTTGGTCGCCCAGAGAAAGTCGAACTCCTTTGTTTAATTAACCGCCGCTACGAAAGAGATTTACCGATTCAACCCGACTATACTGGTATGCGTGTAAATACGCTTGATACTCAGAGGGTTTTAGTAGAATGGACCGAACAAGGCCATGAAGAAGACCAAATTTGGCTAATTGGTTGA